A stretch of DNA from Candidatus Micrarchaeum acidiphilum ARMAN-2:
CAAGTATATAGTCATATTCGGATCTCTTCTTAGCGGAATAGGCAAGGGCATAGTGTCCGCATCTATCTCAAAGATACTGGACATGTACGGCTATAACGTAATGCCGTTAAAGTTTGATGGCTACTTGAATTACGATTGCGGGACAATGAACCCCTACCGCCATGGCGAGGTATTCGTACTGGATGACAAAAGCGAGGTCGACATGGATTTCGGGAACTATGAGCGGTTCCTTAACAAGGATCTAGATACGAATTCGTCGATAACCGGCGGCAAGCTTTTCAGTGAAATAATTGCAAAGGAGCGGAGGGGCGACTATCTTGGAAGGGACGTGCAGATGGTGCCCAACCTTACCGATCTAATTCTTGAGAAGGTCAAAGACGCAGCTGCAAAGAAAAACGCTGAAATAATGATTATAGAGGTGGGCGGCACCGTAGGTGACATCGAAAACAGCTACTTCATAGAGGCCATGAGGCAGCTTGCCTTAAACGAATCAGTCGTATTCGTTGACGTATCGTTTGTCCCAGAGCTGGAAAGCGTAGGGGAGCAGAAGACAAAACCCACACAGATTGCAATAAAAGGCCTTATGCAGAGCGGCATACAGCCACATTTTATAGTATGCAGGTCTTCAAAACCCCTGACTATCCAGGCGAAGAGCAAAATAGCCCTGTTTTCGAACCTGCCGCCTGAAAGGATTATAGACGATCACGATATAGATACGATATACGAGGTTCCTGCCGAGCTGATGAAGCAGAACCTGGACAAGATGATAATAGAGCAGCTCAGGCTTCCAAAGCGCGAACTGAGAAAGGAAGAGTTGGACAGGTGGACTTCAAGGGTGAATTCGCTCGGCTCTGCGCAAAAAGCCGTAAGCATCGCAATAGTCGGAAAATACATGAATCTCCACGACTCCTATGCAAGCGTGAAGGAGGCCCTTGTGCATTCTGCAATGGAGCACGGCACAAAGCTAAGCATAAACTGGGTGGAAAGCGAAAAACTGGAGGGAAAAAGCCCTGCCGAAATAGAAAAGCTGCTTTCAGGAAATTCGGGGATGATAGTGCCCGGCGGCTTCGGTAAGCGAGGCACAGAAGGCATGATAAAGGCGATAGAATACGCCCGGAGCAAGAAAATGCCCTACTTGGGGATATGCTATGGCATGCAGCTTATGGCAATAGAGTACGCCAGGAACGTATGCGGAATAAAGGACGCATCCTCCTCGGAATTTGATCCCGAATGCAAGGACCCTGTAATATCCATAATGGAGACTCAGAAATCAATAGACAGAAAGGGCGGAACAATGCGCCTTGGGGCCTGGGAAGCAGTGCTCAAGGAAGGCACAGCCGCCTATTCTGCATATGGGCAGAAAAATATAAGCGAGAGGCACAGGCACAGGTACGAACTGAACAACAATTACCGCGAAGTGCTGGAAAAAAACGGTCTGATAATAAGCGGAACCACTCCGGACAACGAACTAGTAGAGTTGATAGAGTGGCCTGGTTCATTTGGGATAGGCACACAGGCCCACCCCGAGCTCAAGTCCAGGCCTGAGCATCCGGCGCCATTGTTCCTGGCACTATTGAAGAGCGCCCTGGACTTCGGCAAAGCAGCTAATCCCTAGCCATAATATCCGTGTAACGGAGAAGGATTCCAAGAAGCAAGCCCACAACTGGCACCTTCTCTACCGTATCGCCTATGAGCTTTATATCCCTCTTGTTAATGCCGCCAAGCAGCGCGGCCATCTGCGGATACACTATTATTACTACTACGGCAGAAACTATTATCAACGGGATATACATGCCTCCAAAGACGAGTATAAGTGGGTAGATAAAAACCATAGTTATCAGGTCGGCAACCATTATCATAGCAACCTTCCTTACATGCATGCTAAACTTGAAAATGCGTCTTATGCTTCTTATGAAAAAGATGTCGATCAGAAACGGATATATTATGAACAGCAGCAGCGCCAGCCCCATGCCCTTAAAGGCGGGTACAAGAAGAACAAGCAGAACCACCTCTATGGCAGAAACCATGAGATTGTTCTTCAATACCTCCTTGACCCTGCCTGCGCTAACTAGAAGGCTGTTGGCGTAGGAGCCAGCTATGAATATGAGGACGCCCACGCTCATAAGCAATATGTATCCCGGTGCGGTGCTGTAAGCCGAGCTGAACGCCACATATGAAAACGGCTTTGCAAGAAAAGCCACCAGGAATATGACAGGACTCATTATCAGGAATGCGATATATACCGAATAGCTGTAAAACCTTCCAGTCCTCTCCGCTATCTTGTTGTGCTTCATCACAGTGGTAAATGCAGGCAAAAGCGATACGCCTATGGACCCCAGTACGATATCAAATAGGGAATTAACCTTTGTTGCAATTCCGAAATTTCCTATCACAAACGAGGTGGTAAAGATTCCAAGCACAAAAAGCGATAGGTTGTTTACTATGACATTGAATATGTTGGACAACGCGATTGGGGTGGAAAATGAAAGAATGCCCTTTATCTTATTAAACTCTGGCCTTATCAGTCTTACGCCGCCGTCATGGAAGATATAATACAGCCCTAGCAACAGCCCGGCTGCAAGTCCGCTGATCAATCCGATAATCGGCGCAATAGCACCAAAGTGCATAAACGCCAGCGAAATACCTATTACCGACTGAAATACCGATTCTACGACTATGGCTATGGCCGCTTGAAGGCCCTTGCCAACACCTATCAGTATGGCGTAAGATGCGCCAAACATCATCGAAATCAGGACCGTTACGGATATGCCACGGAATGCGTACGCCAGGCCCCCGTTGTGCAGCGTGTAGAAGGCTATAGGCTCGCTCAAAAGGAACAGAACGGCAGACAGCACGATGCCAAAAACCATAAGCACGAACATGCCGTTGGAAGTCAGCTCAGAGAGCTTTTGGGCGTTGCCCTTGTGCTCGGCTCCGAACTTGTTAAGCGTGGTACCTATTCCAAAGCTTCCAGCAGAGCCGAAGATTCCCGCTGCGAAAGTAGCCATAACATATATGCCATAAACAGACGGCCCCAGAAGCCTAGCTATTGCAATGAAGGCTATGCCAAGGAACAGGAATGATATGACCTTGCTTCCCAGTATGAATGTGGTGGTATTTGCCGCTGCAACGCTGATCTCGGATATCGTCTGCTCCTGGTCCTCCATAGTATTCAAATTCTTTGCCATCAAAAGCACATATTATTTGTTATTTGCATATCAAACATTCTATTAGTTAAAATAAAGCCAAGGTTATACTTGCAGTCATAAAATTAAATTTTTATGCCTTTAAGCTCAAATGGCAGAAAATATGCAGGACAAGCCCACCATAATCGTAGATCAAAGGGAGAGAAGCAAAGAACTCCTCTCACGCCTAGCCCAGCATGCAAGCATCGAAATGAGAACCCTGGAAATCGGGGATTACCTGATATCCGGAAAGGTGTGCGTGGAGCGCAAAACCGTCCACGACCTAGAGAGCTCAATAATAAGCGGAAGGATATTCGATCAGTCCGAAAGGCTTAAAGCTGCATATGAAAAGCCGCTTGTTATTGTAGAGGGCGATGCCTCCGAGATAAGGCTCAATAGGAAAGCTGTGCTCGGAGCCGTATTGTCGCTGTACATAAGATACGGGATACCGTTTATGTTTTCAAGGGGCGCAGAGGAAACCGCAGACCTGTTGTATATGCTGGCCAGATGGGAGCAAACAACGGAACTGCCACAGGCTTCGCCAAAAAGAGGCAGGCGGGCCCGCACCAACGCACAATTTCAGGAGTACATCATAGGAAACATTCCGGACATAGGCCCAAAAATCGCCACGGCGCTGCTGTTACATTTCGGCAGCATAAAAGCGATTTCCGAAGCAACCATCGAAGAACTTTGCCGCGTTGACAAAATAGGCCCCAAGAAGGCAGAAAAAATATTCAAGATAATGAACTCCAAGTACTCCGAAGGGCAAAAAGACCAATAGCCTCCAGCGTCTGCCCGAAAGCTGGTCTGAACCGAAATTAAAAAGCACTCCAGTCTAAATCGCAAATAGCAAGAAATTTATATCTAAGGATTTAATAGGATATGCGCAATCCGCCAGTCAAGAAAAATTTTAATGTTAAAAATTAAAAAGTATTAAAAATATTAATTAGGCTAAAGAACTAGAATACCTATTTATTCCGAGATGTTCAATATGGCAGAGGAAAGTAAGCTTATAGTTGCAGTCAGAATTCGTGGCAGGGTAAACGTTCGCGGCACAATCAACGATACTTTGGACAGGCTACACCTTAAAAGGGTAAGCAACTGCGTAATAATAAAGCCTTCGCCATCATATAACGGCATGCTTAAGAAATGCAGCAACTACATCGCGTATGGGGAAATAGATGAGCCTACAATGAAGAAGCTGTTTTCCAAATACCTAAATATAAAGGATCCAAAGCCGGAAGACATGGAAATAACAAAAATAAAGGAGAAGCTGCCTTTCAGGCTGCATCCGCCGAGGCATGGGTACAAAAGCACCAAGCTGGGCTTCAATCAAGGCGGTTCGCTTGGATACCAGGGCTCCGAGATAAATAAACTCATAGGAAGGATGATTTAATGGTAGTTAGAAAAGAAAAAAGGAACAGGAAATACTTCGGAACTAGGCGATGGGGCGCTGGCAACATAAAGAATGCCAGGGGCGCCGGAGATCGCGGAGGGGTAGGAAATGCGGGTGTCAGAAAGCACAAATTTACCAGAATGACAGCAAAGCATCCAGAGTTGCTTAGAAAAAAGGGGTTTACCATCTGGAGAAGTAAAAAGCTCAAATATATCACATTGGAACAGATCGGTAGGATATCGGCGGCCGAGGGCAAAACAGAGTTCGAATTTCGCAACTACAAGGTACTCAGCAACGGAAGCCCCGCTAGCGGAATAAAAATAAAGGCAACCGCATTTACCAAAAAAGCGGAAGAAAAGATTAAGGCGTCGCATGGAGAAGCCATAAGAATATGATATGGCTTGTTAAGGTTTATACATGCAGGACCACCTAAAAATACAATTTTTCACAGACACCTTCCTCCCATCCGTCGACGGTGTAGTAAGCTCTATGCTGAATTTCAAGCAGGAACTTGAGAAGCGCGGCCACGAGGTATTCATAATTGCAAGCGGCGACTCAAGAACCAAGGCGGCCGTTAAAAAGAACGACAGGACAATAATACTGCCGAGCATAAAGTTCAAGAAATACCCTCAATACAACCTCGCATGGATGCCTCTCATTGCTTCGATAAAGTTCGGCTTTTCGAAATTCGACATAACGCACCTACATACGCCCTTTACTGTGGGCATGTACGGACTCTTGTATGCCAAGCTCAACAAGACCCCGACCGTCGGGTCATTTCATACGTTATTTACCCGGAGCGAGGTAATAAAACAGTATACAACGTCCAACAAGGTGGTGCAAAGGTTTCTGATAAAATCATCATGGCCATACGCGAAGTTCTTTTATGGCAAGTGCAACGGAGTCATAGCGCCAAGCACATCGATAAAGAACCTTCTTAACAGGCACTCCATAGGCAATTCTTACGTGGTACCTAACAGCGTGGATACAAAGAAGTTCAATCCAAATGTCAACGGAGAGAAAATACGCCGGAAATACTTAAAATCAGAAAGGGAAAGGCTTGTGCTTTATGTTGGAAGGATAAGTGTAGAAAAGAACATAGAAGTAATGCTCAAAGCCGCCAAAATACTGAAGAAGAAACAAATATACAGGTTTCTCATCGCAGGAACCGGTCCGATGCTGGATTATTATAAGAATATGGCCGCAAAGTACGGCCTTGCCGACATCGTGCATTTTTCAGGCTTTGTTGACGAAAGGGAACTTCCCCGTTACTATGCAGCCGCAGACGTATTCTGCATGCCCTCAACTTTTGAGACCCAGGGCATAGTGTCACTGGAGGCAATGGCATCCGGGGTGCCAGTTGTTGGGGCTGATTACCTGGCCCTGAGGGAGATGATAATAAACGGCAAAAACGGGGAAAAATTCGCTCCAAGAAATGGAGATGACTGTGCACATAAAATAGAAAAGGTTATAAATAACCTCGGTTACTATAAGAAAATGGTAGACACTGCAAAAATGTATTCTGTTGAGAAGTCAACCGACAAATTACTTGAAGTCTACAAGGCGCTTTTAGACAAAAATGGAAATTAAAGAATCAAGCAGGCGATTTACTGAACGAGGCAAATAAAATAGAAAACGAGCAAGCCGCAGGAGCCGCTTCCGAAAAGGTAGTTGCGGCTCAGATACAGGAAAATGCAACCTCAACGCCCGCGCAGGAATCGCCAAAAATCCCGGCAAAAAAATCACTTAACGATCTCGTGAAGGAATCAAACAACAAGGAGGCGGAGGAGGTAAAAAAGAAAATCGACGAAATAAGGAAGCAGCGCCTGGAAATGATAAGCGAAGTCAAGAGGTACCGCAAAAAAGCCTATTACAAGGAGGCCGAATTCAATGCTATAAGCAAGTTTGTAGAAAGCGCCAGGGCAACAATGAACAACAAGAAGTCCGGCGCGCTGAAAAGGATGAAAAACGAATTAGAGTTCAACCTTTCTACTCGAGCTAGAGTATCGCTAAACGAAGAGCGGGAAATGGTAAGAAAAATAAACGAGATAAATGCTGAACTCGAAGACTACTATAAATTCATAAAGCTGCAGAAGAAAATTGAGTACATAAAAGGCGATCTGGAAGAATACGGCAAACTGATATCTGAAAAGAATAAGCTCATAGAGGAAACAGACGTGAAGCTTGATGAGCTTTACAGGTCGCTAAAAAGGCTTCTCGGAATAAACGAACGCAGGGAGAGGGATCGCGAGAGGATGCGCCAAAAGCCACAGTCCGCTCCGCCACAAAACGAGATAAACCTAGAGGACATAGCCGTTATAAAGAAGAAAGAGAGCAAAAACGGCGCGTCAAGCCCCCAGGAATAATGTTCTGGTGTTTTTTTGAAATTAAAATTTTTCGGTGCAGCAAGAGAGGTTGGTAGAAGCTGCATTATGGTGGAGAGCGGCTCTACAAGAATACTGCTTGATGCGGGAGTAAAGCTGGGCAGCGAAGATCAGTTTCCAAAAATAACCGATGAAGAGCTCGGGAATATCGATGCGGTATTCATATCGCACGCGCATCTGGACCACTGCGGATATGTACCCCACATATACAGTGCAGAATACCGCGGAGAGGTGTATGCCACCAAGCCCACCCTAGAGCTAATGCAGGTCCTCATAAGCGACTACATGCGCATTTCAGAGCCCTCAAACGTATCCAAGAAAGGGCTTTCAGAGATGCTGAAGCACCAGAGGGCGGTAGAGTACAAAAGAGAGATATCAATAAAGGACCTTAAGATAACTTTCATACCTGCCGGACACATCCTAGGCAGCGCGCTCATACGCGTAACTGATGGGAAAAACACGCTGATATACACCGGAGACATAAACCTGGCAAAAACCAAACTGCTCAATGGGGCGGATCTCAAAAACCTCAGCGGAGACGTACTAATCACAGAGAGCACATATGGAGGCAAAACTGACATATTCGAAAGTGAGGTGAGCATACTTAAAAGCCTTGTCTATGGGATAAAAGACACGATAAAAAACGGGGGCAAGGTTGTCATACCGAGTTTTGCGGTAGGCAGGGCGCAAGAAGTCCTTCTGTCAATCGACGACTATATAAATTCCGGGGCGATACCCAAAGTGCCCATATACGTGGACGGGATGATAAACAAGGCCTTAAGGATACACAGGCACAACGTAATATATTGCAGAAAGGAGCTGCAAAGCAGGATACTGATGAGCGACTTCGACCCGTTCAAAAGCCCCAACTTTGTCCCTGTTGAGAAAAAAGGCACAAGGAATGCCATAGTTACAAGCGACGAGAGTTCGATAATCGTAACCACGAGTGGCATGATAACCGGCGGGCCGATAACCTTTTACCTACAGAAGATGGCAGGGAATTCACTAAACAAACTTATTCTGGTAGGGTACCAGGCCGAAGGAACCATCGGAAGGATGCTACAGGATGGGGAGAAGTCAATCGAAATAGACGGCAAGAGGATAAAAATAGAGATGAGCATAGAAATGCACCATCTTTCCGCGCATGCTGACAGGAAGCAGCTTGAGCAGATACCGCAGAGGATAGCCGGAATTAAAAAGATATTCATAGTGCACGGGGAATACTCAAAGGCTCTATCCCTGAAAGAAGAGCTTTCTAAGCGCTTCGAGACCGAAATCCCGGAGCTGGGCCATGAATACCTTGTATAAATCCGGGCAACTTCAGCAAAACGGCATCTGAAAGCCGCTCTGCGCTATTTACAGTAAGGCATAAAAATGATTGGGCTAAAATAAAAGAGGATGCGCGGGTGTCTAAATGTCATCAAAAAAGGACCCAAAAAAAGTACGCAAGGAGATCGAGGAAATAAAAATGCTGAAGGACCTCGACATGCTGCTGAAGAAGAACACAATGGAAAATGCATTCTTGTCAAACCCGTCAAAGGATTCAGAGACAATAAATAGCAATGTCGCTGACAATATACTTAGCGAGCTTGACAAGGAGACCATAAGCCCAAAAGAGCTCGAAACCATAGAACGCCTGACCTCTGTAAACTCTTCTAGCAAGGTACAAAAAAGCGTAAGGGCAGTGAAGGGCAAGACCGGAATCAAGATAACCAAGAAGACCCTACCAAAAAAGACGCTTATCAAGAAAAAGAAACCCGTTCCCAAAAAATCTGCCCGCCCAAAAACCAGGCAATCAATGAAGAAGCATAAGGGAAAATAGCAATGGGCCCATGGCTCAGGAGTAGAGCGTCCGCTTTGCAAGCGGAAGGCCGCGGGTGCGAATCCCGCTGGGTCCACTAAACATACAGATTAAAAAATACAGGTCAGCAATTTTTGTGGTGTCTATGAAACTGGTGCTAATTTACGGTCCGCCCGGTGTCGGGAAGCTGACCGTTGCATCCAAACTCGCAAAGATGACCGACTACAAACTTTTTCATAACCACCTTTCTATAGAATTCGTAAAAAGCATATTCGAATTTGGGAGCAAGACGTTCAATAGGCTTGTCATAAAATTCAGATATGAAATGCTCGAAAATGCGGCCAAGGATGGCATCAATACAATATTCACATTAGTATACCGTAAAGACTATGATGACAAATATATCAGGAAGCTCACGAGAATTATAGAAAGCCACGGCGGCGAGATGGTCTTTGTAAGGCTGTACTGCAGTGACAAAAAGCTTCTGGAAAGGATAAAAAGCCGCAACCGCAGCAAGTATTCGAAAATAAAGAATCCAGAGAAATTTAAGGAATTAATCTCAAAAAACGATCTCAAATCGGCCATAAGCTTCGTAAAAAGTCTTGCCATAGATACGGGAAGGCACACGCCTGAAGAATCAGCCAGAAAAATAAAGGAATACATACGGTCTATGGATGGCAAGTCCTATTGAAAAGTGGTTGCCCTGGCGCAATATCTAGCAATATGCGACAAACGATTTTTCAAGTCAGCCATAGCCGAACTACGCAAATCAGAGCTGGTCGACACGGGCAGCATAAAGCGCATTTATGATCGCGAAGTTTTCCTAGTAAATTCGAAAGACAACCAAAAGACAAACCCAGATCTGGCTCTCGAAGATTTCGAATTTTTTGATTTTGTGGTCAAAATAGACAAGGCAATCGTATTTAGCAAGAACTACGCAGAGATAGCCAAATCCGTATCCGAGGCAGTGGATAAAGGCAAAAAGTTCAAAATTTACGTAAAAAAATACGAATCCGAGTCTGCAGAAAGGGCCAAGGACATAGAAGTGGCAATCGGCACCGAAATGGAGCGGATGGGATTCCTTGCAGATTTAAAAAAACCCGAAATAGCAATATTCCTTGTTTTTTTAGGGGATAAGATATTTATCGGAAAAAGCGCAGTGGGAGAACTCGAAAGACCAAAGATAATAGACTGGTTCAGGCCCTCAAACGTGGATGACAAAGACATAGGCCTGAACCGCGCGTCTTTCAAAATCGCGGAGGCATTCAACTATTTCAAGGTGAATCCAAGCAAAATAAAGGTGGCGATAGACATAGGCGCAGCTCCAGGCGGTTGGAGCTACTACTTGGCTTCAAAAGACATAAAAGTAATCGCCATAGACAACGCCCTGATGGACTATGAAACGCTTTGTGAAAAGTTCAAGGTTATTGTCATAAGCAAGATAAGCCGAGGGAGCGCAGAGTCTATCCAGAACACCATTATCGGAAACGGTCTAAAAGATGTTCACCGCAAAAATCTATCCGTATCAAATATCGAAATCCATCAGGCCCAGACAATGGCAGATTTATTGAAATCGTATGACATTGTCCAGATAAAGGCCCCGGCTGAAGAAGCGGAAAAATACATGGCATACTTGAAAGCTTTGCACCCCGGATTGCTAGCAATAGATATAAATGTAAAGCCCAAGTACGGTATCGAAACGGCAAAAAAATTTTCCCAAGCGCTTGATCCAGAAGGTATAATTATAACCACGCTGAAATTTGCCACGATGGACACTGCGGGAACGATTTCATATGCGAAAAATAGCATGGAAGACGTAGCCAACGCAATAAAAATAAAGAAGCTCCCTCACAATAGGAAGGAATTAACTTTATTTGCTTATAAAAAATAATATGTGATTGCATGATGCCCAACATAGATCCAAGAACACTCAAGAGTATGATGGCAAAAATGGGGATGAAGTCTACCGACATAAATGCCAATTCTGTGACCATAGAATGCCCGGACAAATTAATATTAATAAGCAACCCGCAGGTAATGAAGGTCGAGACACAAGGGATTGTAACATTTCAGATCTCCGGAGAGGTATCTGAAAGCGATAAGACTGCCCAGCCAGCTGAAATAAACGAGGATGACATCAAATTGGTAATGGAAAAGTCCGGCATAGACGATGCCGACAAAGCGAGGAAGGCGCTGGAGAAAAGCAACGGGGATATCGCCCAGGCGATACTTGAACTTACCGGTAGCGGCCAATAGCTCAGAAGTATTACTGTTTTTTGACTTTGTACGATTGTGCGTATGGCACTTCTCCAACCATCTTAACGTTATCCTTGCCAATAAGAAAGTTTTTTATCGCAAAGGCCACAGACTCGCTACCAATCACATTTGCAGAGTCAAATTCCCTCAGGTTTAGCTTGACCTCTGCATTGGGATCTATAAGCTCGCCTTTGTAAAAATCAGAATAAGATGCTACGTCAATGAACAAATCTCCATCCTCCAAGACCTTATCTATGAGGTTTTCGTCGCATATTGCTATTATAACGCCTTCTTCCAAGACGTGCTCCTTGTAATATATCATTTATTCATCCGTATTTATAGAGAAATATTGTGGTAAACAGGTACATAAATCCGTAAAGCAGCAGCCATAGTCCACCGGTAAAGTGGTTGTTCATAACCGCGAACAGGCTAAGCGTAAATATCAGCCCGGAAAACATAACCTCAATCTTAGTATTCATTATTGAAAATAG
This window harbors:
- a CDS encoding CTP synthase, translated to MQAKYIVIFGSLLSGIGKGIVSASISKILDMYGYNVMPLKFDGYLNYDCGTMNPYRHGEVFVLDDKSEVDMDFGNYERFLNKDLDTNSSITGGKLFSEIIAKERRGDYLGRDVQMVPNLTDLILEKVKDAAAKKNAEIMIIEVGGTVGDIENSYFIEAMRQLALNESVVFVDVSFVPELESVGEQKTKPTQIAIKGLMQSGIQPHFIVCRSSKPLTIQAKSKIALFSNLPPERIIDDHDIDTIYEVPAELMKQNLDKMIIEQLRLPKRELRKEELDRWTSRVNSLGSAQKAVSIAIVGKYMNLHDSYASVKEALVHSAMEHGTKLSINWVESEKLEGKSPAEIEKLLSGNSGMIVPGGFGKRGTEGMIKAIEYARSKKMPYLGICYGMQLMAIEYARNVCGIKDASSSEFDPECKDPVISIMETQKSIDRKGGTMRLGAWEAVLKEGTAAYSAYGQKNISERHRHRYELNNNYREVLEKNGLIISGTTPDNELVELIEWPGSFGIGTQAHPELKSRPEHPAPLFLALLKSALDFGKAANP
- a CDS encoding polysaccharide biosynthesis protein, with protein sequence MAKNLNTMEDQEQTISEISVAAANTTTFILGSKVISFLFLGIAFIAIARLLGPSVYGIYVMATFAAGIFGSAGSFGIGTTLNKFGAEHKGNAQKLSELTSNGMFVLMVFGIVLSAVLFLLSEPIAFYTLHNGGLAYAFRGISVTVLISMMFGASYAILIGVGKGLQAAIAIVVESVFQSVIGISLAFMHFGAIAPIIGLISGLAAGLLLGLYYIFHDGGVRLIRPEFNKIKGILSFSTPIALSNIFNVIVNNLSLFVLGIFTTSFVIGNFGIATKVNSLFDIVLGSIGVSLLPAFTTVMKHNKIAERTGRFYSYSVYIAFLIMSPVIFLVAFLAKPFSYVAFSSAYSTAPGYILLMSVGVLIFIAGSYANSLLVSAGRVKEVLKNNLMVSAIEVVLLVLLVPAFKGMGLALLLFIIYPFLIDIFFIRSIRRIFKFSMHVRKVAMIMVADLITMVFIYPLILVFGGMYIPLIIVSAVVVIIVYPQMAALLGGINKRDIKLIGDTVEKVPVVGLLLGILLRYTDIMARD
- a CDS encoding ERCC4 domain protein, which translates into the protein MAENMQDKPTIIVDQRERSKELLSRLAQHASIEMRTLEIGDYLISGKVCVERKTVHDLESSIISGRIFDQSERLKAAYEKPLVIVEGDASEIRLNRKAVLGAVLSLYIRYGIPFMFSRGAEETADLLYMLARWEQTTELPQASPKRGRRARTNAQFQEYIIGNIPDIGPKIATALLLHFGSIKAISEATIEELCRVDKIGPKKAEKIFKIMNSKYSEGQKDQ
- a CDS encoding ribosomal protein L30; its protein translation is MFNMAEESKLIVAVRIRGRVNVRGTINDTLDRLHLKRVSNCVIIKPSPSYNGMLKKCSNYIAYGEIDEPTMKKLFSKYLNIKDPKPEDMEITKIKEKLPFRLHPPRHGYKSTKLGFNQGGSLGYQGSEINKLIGRMI
- a CDS encoding ribosomal protein L15, which gives rise to MVVRKEKRNRKYFGTRRWGAGNIKNARGAGDRGGVGNAGVRKHKFTRMTAKHPELLRKKGFTIWRSKKLKYITLEQIGRISAAEGKTEFEFRNYKVLSNGSPASGIKIKATAFTKKAEEKIKASHGEAIRI
- a CDS encoding glycosyl transferase group 1; protein product: MQDHLKIQFFTDTFLPSVDGVVSSMLNFKQELEKRGHEVFIIASGDSRTKAAVKKNDRTIILPSIKFKKYPQYNLAWMPLIASIKFGFSKFDITHLHTPFTVGMYGLLYAKLNKTPTVGSFHTLFTRSEVIKQYTTSNKVVQRFLIKSSWPYAKFFYGKCNGVIAPSTSIKNLLNRHSIGNSYVVPNSVDTKKFNPNVNGEKIRRKYLKSERERLVLYVGRISVEKNIEVMLKAAKILKKKQIYRFLIAGTGPMLDYYKNMAAKYGLADIVHFSGFVDERELPRYYAAADVFCMPSTFETQGIVSLEAMASGVPVVGADYLALREMIINGKNGEKFAPRNGDDCAHKIEKVINNLGYYKKMVDTAKMYSVEKSTDKLLEVYKALLDKNGN
- a CDS encoding beta-lactamase domain protein, whose amino-acid sequence is MVESGSTRILLDAGVKLGSEDQFPKITDEELGNIDAVFISHAHLDHCGYVPHIYSAEYRGEVYATKPTLELMQVLISDYMRISEPSNVSKKGLSEMLKHQRAVEYKREISIKDLKITFIPAGHILGSALIRVTDGKNTLIYTGDINLAKTKLLNGADLKNLSGDVLITESTYGGKTDIFESEVSILKSLVYGIKDTIKNGGKVVIPSFAVGRAQEVLLSIDDYINSGAIPKVPIYVDGMINKALRIHRHNVIYCRKELQSRILMSDFDPFKSPNFVPVEKKGTRNAIVTSDESSIIVTTSGMITGGPITFYLQKMAGNSLNKLILVGYQAEGTIGRMLQDGEKSIEIDGKRIKIEMSIEMHHLSAHADRKQLEQIPQRIAGIKKIFIVHGEYSKALSLKEELSKRFETEIPELGHEYLV
- a CDS encoding ribosomal RNA methyltransferase RrmJ/FtsJ codes for the protein MVALAQYLAICDKRFFKSAIAELRKSELVDTGSIKRIYDREVFLVNSKDNQKTNPDLALEDFEFFDFVVKIDKAIVFSKNYAEIAKSVSEAVDKGKKFKIYVKKYESESAERAKDIEVAIGTEMERMGFLADLKKPEIAIFLVFLGDKIFIGKSAVGELERPKIIDWFRPSNVDDKDIGLNRASFKIAEAFNYFKVNPSKIKVAIDIGAAPGGWSYYLASKDIKVIAIDNALMDYETLCEKFKVIVISKISRGSAESIQNTIIGNGLKDVHRKNLSVSNIEIHQAQTMADLLKSYDIVQIKAPAEEAEKYMAYLKALHPGLLAIDINVKPKYGIETAKKFSQALDPEGIIITTLKFATMDTAGTISYAKNSMEDVANAIKIKKLPHNRKELTLFAYKK
- a CDS encoding ubiquitin-associated- domain-containing protein encodes the protein MMPNIDPRTLKSMMAKMGMKSTDINANSVTIECPDKLILISNPQVMKVETQGIVTFQISGEVSESDKTAQPAEINEDDIKLVMEKSGIDDADKARKALEKSNGDIAQAILELTGSGQ